A single window of Hymenobacter sp. APR13 DNA harbors:
- a CDS encoding HK97-gp10 family putative phage morphogenesis protein, with the protein MGISVKLQGADNLKTKLQAYLISTPKRVQIAVDTYGYEVESTAKQLVRVDTGLLRSSISYQRDGSFKGEVTVNAAYAKYIEFGTRKMPAYPFLNPAVQQHRAAFLANLKQAVKFKI; encoded by the coding sequence ATGGGTATAAGTGTAAAATTACAAGGTGCTGATAATCTAAAAACGAAGTTACAAGCGTATTTGATTTCCACACCTAAACGAGTGCAAATAGCAGTAGATACCTACGGTTACGAAGTAGAATCAACCGCTAAGCAATTAGTGCGAGTGGATACAGGTTTACTACGTTCCTCTATTAGTTACCAGCGTGACGGGTCATTTAAAGGTGAAGTAACGGTGAATGCTGCTTATGCGAAGTACATAGAATTTGGTACCCGTAAAATGCCCGCTTATCCGTTTCTGAATCCAGCCGTGCAACAGCATAGAGCCGCATTCTTAGCGAATCTGAAGCAAGCAGTAAAATTCAAGATATAA
- a CDS encoding head-tail adaptor protein, translating into MIVVKEASFVDDGIGGVLATDTIALYTLPAQVTVLKAVEQFLNNQLNDKQPIRITIRYMEAITSDTPLEWQGKRVTVVSVVPSERKTELVIFGWV; encoded by the coding sequence ATGATAGTAGTAAAGGAAGCATCCTTTGTTGATGATGGTATAGGCGGGGTGTTGGCTACTGATACAATTGCTCTCTACACCTTACCCGCACAGGTTACGGTATTGAAAGCGGTGGAGCAGTTTCTAAATAATCAACTGAATGATAAGCAGCCTATCCGTATCACGATTCGCTACATGGAAGCTATCACGAGTGATACGCCACTAGAATGGCAAGGTAAACGTGTTACGGTGGTATCAGTGGTACCCTCTGAGCGAAAAACAGAATTAGTTATTTTCGGATGGGTATAA
- a CDS encoding phage major capsid protein, with the protein MENEVKSPKDIAIELKNDVANQIKPVQDAVDQLSVEMQRIASGSTVEAKKNLVDVLEAKSELKTFRKGDAKVEVKAPIDMLRANSVGDSQSLIAAGSPINTPNQLTHVRDFMRIGKLSKPTYKYDRETAVEGSAAVVAEGAKKPKVSFKMTPVVANAAKIALYYKLSTETVQDAPAFTYSLQGRGIELVLQEEDDQLLYGTGVGEEALGLFTAATAFNAGSLRVENAQVIDVLYAAITQVRKSMFRANAIFMNPTDIAKMNLTKDADGRYLLPNILSNSASTIAGVTIAGIDAVNEGEFLVGALDLAVETFSVEDLHVEVSGSNEDDFITNKVTVLIEERLLQAITRPAALVKGSFATATAALMAA; encoded by the coding sequence TTGGAAAATGAAGTTAAGTCTCCAAAAGATATTGCTATTGAACTAAAGAATGATGTAGCAAACCAAATTAAGCCGGTACAAGATGCCGTAGATCAGCTTTCGGTTGAAATGCAGCGTATTGCTTCTGGTTCAACTGTAGAAGCTAAGAAGAATCTAGTAGATGTACTAGAAGCGAAGAGTGAGCTAAAGACCTTCCGTAAGGGTGATGCTAAAGTAGAAGTGAAAGCTCCTATTGATATGCTTCGCGCTAACTCAGTAGGTGATTCACAATCCCTTATTGCGGCTGGTTCACCTATCAACACTCCCAACCAGCTTACCCACGTTCGCGACTTTATGCGCATTGGTAAGCTAAGCAAGCCTACCTATAAGTATGACCGTGAAACGGCTGTTGAAGGTTCGGCTGCTGTAGTTGCCGAGGGTGCTAAGAAGCCTAAAGTGAGCTTCAAAATGACTCCCGTAGTAGCTAACGCTGCTAAGATTGCCTTGTACTACAAGCTGTCTACTGAAACCGTACAGGATGCACCTGCTTTTACCTACAGCCTACAGGGTCGCGGTATTGAGCTGGTTCTTCAGGAAGAGGATGATCAGTTGCTTTACGGTACTGGTGTTGGTGAAGAGGCTCTAGGCTTGTTCACGGCGGCTACTGCTTTCAACGCTGGTAGCCTACGTGTAGAGAATGCGCAAGTAATTGATGTCTTGTATGCCGCTATTACCCAGGTTCGTAAGAGCATGTTCCGCGCTAACGCAATCTTCATGAATCCTACGGATATCGCGAAGATGAACCTAACCAAAGATGCTGATGGTCGCTACTTGCTACCCAACATCTTGTCTAACTCTGCTTCAACCATTGCTGGTGTTACCATCGCTGGTATTGATGCAGTAAACGAAGGTGAGTTCCTGGTAGGTGCGTTGGATTTGGCTGTTGAAACCTTCTCTGTAGAAGATTTGCATGTTGAAGTGTCGGGTTCTAACGAAGACGACTTCATCACCAACAAAGTTACCGTGCTGATTGAAGAGCGTTTGCTTCAGGCTATTACTCGTCCTGCTGCTTTGGTGAAAGGTTCGTTTGCTACGGCTACTGCTGCTTTGATGGCTGCTTAA
- a CDS encoding HK97 family phage prohead protease: MKLYETKNVGLNQVEDVDTTGNRIILYAARFGNVDSHSDIIHPGAFKKTITESQSRLKHLWQHDTNKPVGKPESIIEDQNGLLVNSKISKTQLGKDLMILVEDGVMNENSIGFYTIKASKDEAKGIRNIHEVQLFEYSSVTWGSNDQAQNIGLKSLTVAEQSNELEKKMSLLEKHLRQGNLSDEMCELLVIQVAQIKSSIAEMLEQSLTVITEPEVSTLQSEQPVEVKSDRDEIADFYSAYIGYNKNNY; encoded by the coding sequence ATGAAGTTGTATGAAACTAAAAACGTTGGTCTAAATCAGGTAGAAGATGTTGATACTACTGGTAACCGTATCATTCTCTATGCAGCCCGTTTCGGTAATGTGGATAGCCACAGTGATATCATCCATCCCGGCGCGTTTAAGAAAACTATTACCGAATCACAGAGCCGGTTGAAACACCTATGGCAACACGATACGAATAAGCCGGTAGGTAAACCTGAATCCATTATTGAAGATCAGAACGGATTGCTGGTGAACTCTAAGATCAGCAAAACGCAATTAGGTAAAGACCTGATGATCCTGGTAGAAGATGGTGTAATGAATGAGAACAGTATTGGATTCTATACCATTAAAGCTAGTAAGGACGAAGCCAAAGGTATCCGTAATATCCACGAAGTACAGCTATTTGAATATTCTTCTGTGACATGGGGATCAAATGATCAGGCACAGAACATAGGGTTGAAATCACTAACCGTTGCTGAACAAAGCAATGAGTTGGAAAAGAAAATGAGTCTACTGGAAAAGCATCTACGACAGGGTAATCTATCCGATGAAATGTGTGAGTTGCTAGTAATTCAGGTTGCTCAGATTAAATCATCCATTGCTGAAATGCTGGAACAATCACTAACCGTAATTACAGAGCCGGAAGTATCCACTTTGCAAAGCGAACAGCCGGTTGAAGTCAAATCAGATAGGGATGAAATTGCTGATTTCTATTCGGCATATATAGGTTATAATAAAAATAATTATTAA
- a CDS encoding T9SS type A sorting domain-containing protein translates to MHEIRNLAIVRAPFANDDLAGTSFNQAVTLNILANDVAPGSNFDPATVDLDINASGIQQTLLVPGRGTFSVTAQGEVVFTPSGTFSGVVTTPYTVSSVLGDQSSPANITIIVQGADVATTVSGPSTANPGARITYTLNTTNLGTEPATNVVPTIQLAPALPAGSITLPAGATYTAGTGVVTFATIPNIEAGASPFTNSVTFTVPTTGTTVITGTGNATAATPDPVSANNTSSITTQVTGLANIDQVCSEPGKDGPGTLTGSSVPNTYYQIANGTVVDASNTSIPLQSAPIGSTPISAGDIVLIMQMQGADINTTNTIAYGTNTGNYIAGQYEYGIALNSVPTTGGTLTLVKGVTNSYVNQDYNGTLTGQRRFQVIRVPQYSSLSVSGTVTGAAWNGRVGGVLALDVTGKTTFATGASLNMDAKGFRGGGGRNLAGSTAYNSSVFLAPAANAAHASKGEGYAGTPQYTYDGTALTNNAVEGYLGGSQGQGAPGNGGGGATDFTPGSNSGNAGGGGGGNGGSGGTGGFGFGSDATGEIADGGRASASTSASRLLLGGGGGAGSSNDATALRASGGTGGGIIVLRTGAIAGTATLSANGGNAPATPSDDQGGGGGGAGGSIVVLAIPPSGVADGLSGLTINAIGGTGGSANTDENNNNQRTGPGGGGGGGLIYSNGAFANSGATGNTSPVRSGANGITDGNNSVAFGAAAGTAGIITPNVAPTTTPIVAGAGACEPVLNAALSTSTPNITRTGGAGSAVNPATYILAVSNTGGAVSNVTATASLAANVVGYDASFTPIVTLTLANGTTSVLGSGSYTLPTADGTSTPAFGGLRIPAGATITVTFRAKLVATAQDNFAYQASVLLQYLDPTRLTTTKTVQPGLTYDSYTGAGAGVAAAPGSGYSGGSSTAEDVTIARPLPVELKAFEANAVQLDAVLTWTTASEVNNDRFEVERSFDARSFERVGTVRGQGTTSRSTDYDFTDAGAGRRGNQIAYYRLRQVDVDGKESISPVRVVRFSGPGKAAISLYPNPAPGRTTLDLTGLPAGTYQVQILDLAGRAVGRFTLEGASKHPLNLLTLPQGSYVVRVVGQGVSVALPLTRHD, encoded by the coding sequence GTGCACGAAATTCGTAACCTGGCCATCGTTCGGGCGCCGTTTGCCAACGACGATCTGGCCGGCACTTCCTTCAACCAGGCCGTTACGCTGAATATCCTGGCCAATGATGTGGCGCCGGGCAGCAATTTCGACCCGGCTACGGTGGATCTGGACATCAACGCCAGTGGCATCCAGCAAACGCTGCTGGTGCCGGGCCGGGGTACCTTCTCGGTCACGGCACAGGGGGAAGTGGTTTTCACGCCTTCGGGCACGTTTTCGGGCGTAGTCACGACTCCGTACACGGTTAGCAGTGTGCTCGGCGACCAGTCCAGCCCGGCAAATATTACCATCATTGTGCAGGGAGCCGATGTGGCCACTACTGTGAGCGGCCCGAGCACCGCCAATCCAGGGGCACGTATCACGTATACCCTCAACACCACCAACCTGGGCACCGAGCCGGCTACCAACGTAGTACCCACCATCCAACTGGCACCTGCCCTACCCGCCGGCAGCATAACGCTACCGGCCGGCGCTACCTACACAGCGGGCACGGGGGTGGTTACATTTGCGACGATTCCCAACATTGAGGCCGGTGCCAGTCCGTTCACCAACTCCGTAACCTTCACAGTGCCCACAACCGGCACGACAGTCATCACCGGTACTGGCAATGCAACGGCGGCCACACCTGACCCCGTATCTGCAAACAATACGTCGAGTATTACCACGCAGGTAACGGGTTTGGCCAATATTGATCAAGTCTGCTCCGAACCAGGCAAAGACGGACCGGGCACGCTTACCGGCTCCTCCGTGCCCAACACTTACTACCAGATTGCCAACGGAACGGTCGTTGACGCAAGCAATACCAGCATTCCACTACAGTCGGCCCCTATTGGCAGCACGCCTATCAGCGCCGGCGACATTGTGCTCATCATGCAGATGCAGGGGGCGGACATCAATACCACCAACACTATTGCTTATGGGACCAACACCGGCAACTACATCGCCGGCCAGTATGAGTATGGCATTGCGCTGAATAGCGTACCGACGACGGGTGGCACGCTCACGCTGGTGAAAGGCGTAACGAACAGCTACGTAAACCAGGACTACAACGGCACGCTTACGGGCCAGCGCCGTTTTCAGGTGATTCGGGTACCGCAGTACTCCAGCCTGAGTGTAAGCGGCACCGTAACGGGGGCGGCCTGGAATGGGCGTGTGGGCGGTGTGTTAGCTCTCGATGTAACCGGCAAAACCACTTTTGCTACCGGCGCTTCTCTGAACATGGATGCCAAAGGCTTCCGAGGCGGTGGTGGGCGTAACCTGGCTGGTAGTACAGCATACAACAGCTCTGTTTTTCTAGCACCTGCTGCTAATGCTGCTCACGCCTCCAAAGGCGAAGGATACGCTGGCACGCCGCAATACACCTACGACGGCACCGCACTGACTAACAACGCGGTAGAAGGTTACCTTGGAGGCAGCCAGGGCCAGGGAGCTCCTGGCAATGGCGGCGGCGGAGCTACCGACTTCACGCCTGGCAGCAACTCCGGCAATGCCGGCGGCGGCGGCGGCGGCAACGGCGGCAGCGGGGGTACCGGCGGGTTTGGCTTCGGCTCAGACGCTACCGGCGAAATAGCGGATGGCGGCCGGGCCTCAGCCAGCACTTCGGCCAGCCGCTTACTGCTGGGCGGTGGCGGCGGAGCCGGCTCTTCCAACGATGCTACTGCCCTGCGCGCCAGCGGCGGCACTGGCGGCGGCATCATTGTATTGCGCACAGGCGCTATTGCGGGCACCGCTACGTTGAGCGCGAATGGCGGCAACGCCCCGGCTACCCCCAGCGACGACCAGGGTGGCGGCGGCGGCGGCGCAGGGGGCTCTATCGTGGTACTTGCCATTCCGCCCAGCGGTGTGGCAGATGGCCTGAGTGGACTCACTATCAATGCTATTGGAGGCACTGGTGGCAGCGCTAATACTGACGAAAACAACAACAACCAGCGCACTGGCCCTGGCGGCGGCGGCGGCGGCGGGCTTATCTACAGCAATGGTGCGTTTGCCAACTCCGGCGCCACCGGCAATACCTCGCCGGTCCGGTCCGGCGCAAACGGCATTACCGATGGCAACAACTCGGTTGCTTTTGGCGCTGCCGCTGGCACAGCCGGCATTATTACGCCCAATGTTGCTCCCACCACTACACCCATTGTAGCTGGGGCTGGGGCCTGTGAGCCGGTGCTGAATGCGGCCTTAAGCACAAGCACTCCTAACATCACGCGTACTGGCGGTGCGGGCAGCGCGGTGAATCCTGCTACCTACATTCTGGCCGTATCGAACACCGGCGGCGCAGTTTCCAACGTTACGGCCACAGCCTCACTAGCCGCCAACGTGGTGGGCTACGACGCCTCGTTTACGCCAATTGTGACGCTGACGCTGGCCAACGGTACTACCTCCGTCCTCGGCAGTGGCAGTTATACCCTCCCTACAGCCGATGGCACCAGCACGCCGGCTTTCGGCGGCCTCAGAATTCCGGCTGGCGCCACCATTACCGTCACTTTCCGCGCTAAGTTGGTGGCCACAGCCCAGGACAATTTTGCGTACCAGGCCAGCGTGCTGCTACAGTACCTCGACCCAACGCGCCTGACTACCACCAAAACCGTGCAGCCTGGCCTGACCTACGACAGCTACACCGGGGCCGGGGCTGGCGTAGCTGCCGCGCCAGGCAGTGGCTACTCTGGCGGCTCCAGCACAGCCGAGGATGTAACCATCGCGCGGCCGCTGCCAGTAGAGTTGAAAGCTTTTGAAGCCAACGCCGTGCAGCTGGATGCTGTGCTGACTTGGACTACAGCCAGTGAAGTGAACAACGACCGGTTTGAAGTGGAGCGCTCCTTCGATGCGCGCAGCTTCGAGCGGGTGGGCACCGTACGCGGCCAGGGCACTACCAGCCGCAGCACCGACTACGATTTCACGGATGCCGGGGCCGGCCGCCGCGGCAACCAGATAGCCTACTACCGCCTGCGCCAGGTTGACGTTGACGGCAAAGAGTCTATCAGCCCGGTGCGGGTGGTGCGGTTCTCCGGTCCTGGCAAAGCCGCCATCAGCCTCTACCCCAACCCGGCCCCAGGCCGCACAACACTCGACCTGACCGGGCTACCCGCCGGCACTTACCAGGTACAGATACTGGATCTGGCAGGCCGAGCAGTTGGGCGTTTCACGCTGGAAGGTGCCAGCAAGCATCCCCTGAATCTGCTCACCCTGCCCCAGGGTTCCTACGTGGTGCGGGTTGTAGGCCAGGGTGTGAGTGTGGCATTGCCGCTGACTCGCCACGACTAA
- a CDS encoding CHRD domain-containing protein gives MKQLLTRLLLLCALLGSSSAFADHLRAHLLLGASLTGAQEVPAVTTNARGAVSFTLNPTRDTLFISGSFSGLSGPITAAHTHNGFRGVSGPVVTDLFRFIRGNRIQGFLTGADIDRGKLDRYLRGGYYLNVHTAANPGGEIRGQVEIEKDEEFVASLSGAQEVPPVTTNGVGIGTFNLAQSQDKLKFRVVVGGLSGPITACHFHQGATGVAGPVVLDLQSFVNGNVIEGEVAPTAAIVTAMLAGQIYINVHTAANPGGEIRGQLIREARYLSHDARFDGAQMVPAVTTTARAVSFLRLNSTFDTLRIFVAHTGLSGAPTSLAVFQADADQANPAAPLTTVTIPAGTPNAFAVTLTGLNTAAVNLFLTGGANLVFNTAANPSGEIRGQVFRLAREGYTFSLNGAQERPNPVATGGYGSGFVSMDRDQSNVHFSMAWGSLSGPVTVGHFHSALRTQAGPVVFDLAPFFGPSGGAAISAEGFWQPTGNAGPNATRPFTARRALQFRRDSIYVNIHTAANPGGEIRGQVFRGAKDLAIVLATQPAALVAESFAAYPNPVRDALTVAFEARRANAGTLQVQDLLGRTVATQAIAVRAGANRQTLLLPGVAPGVYLLTVESEGSRVVRRFVKE, from the coding sequence ATGAAACAACTTCTTACGCGTTTGTTGCTGCTATGTGCCTTGCTCGGCAGCAGCTCTGCCTTTGCCGACCACCTGCGGGCCCATCTGCTGCTGGGCGCTTCGTTGACCGGGGCGCAGGAAGTGCCCGCCGTGACTACCAACGCCCGCGGGGCCGTTAGCTTCACGCTCAATCCTACCCGCGACACGCTGTTTATTTCCGGCTCCTTTAGTGGGCTGAGCGGCCCCATCACGGCCGCCCATACCCACAACGGTTTCCGCGGTGTATCCGGGCCAGTAGTCACCGACCTGTTCCGGTTCATCCGCGGCAACCGCATCCAGGGCTTCCTGACGGGGGCCGACATCGACCGGGGTAAGCTGGACCGCTACCTGCGGGGCGGCTACTACCTCAATGTGCATACTGCAGCCAACCCCGGCGGCGAAATCCGTGGGCAGGTTGAAATTGAGAAAGACGAAGAGTTTGTGGCGTCGCTGTCGGGGGCGCAGGAAGTACCGCCCGTCACGACCAATGGCGTAGGTATCGGCACGTTCAATCTGGCGCAGAGCCAGGACAAGCTGAAGTTTCGGGTGGTGGTAGGCGGGTTGAGTGGCCCGATTACCGCCTGCCACTTCCACCAGGGTGCCACGGGCGTGGCCGGGCCGGTGGTGCTGGACCTGCAGTCATTTGTGAACGGCAACGTAATCGAAGGGGAAGTGGCGCCCACTGCGGCCATCGTGACGGCCATGCTGGCCGGGCAGATCTACATCAACGTACACACGGCGGCCAATCCCGGCGGCGAAATCCGGGGCCAGCTGATCCGGGAGGCGCGCTACCTCAGCCACGATGCCCGCTTCGACGGCGCCCAGATGGTGCCTGCCGTGACTACCACGGCCCGGGCCGTATCGTTTCTGCGCCTCAACTCCACGTTTGATACCCTGCGCATCTTTGTGGCTCATACCGGCCTGAGTGGGGCGCCCACCAGCCTGGCGGTGTTTCAGGCCGATGCCGACCAGGCCAACCCGGCTGCTCCGCTGACTACCGTAACGATTCCGGCTGGTACGCCCAATGCCTTTGCGGTAACGCTGACCGGCCTGAATACGGCGGCGGTCAACCTGTTTCTGACGGGAGGCGCTAACCTGGTATTCAACACGGCTGCCAATCCGAGCGGCGAAATCCGGGGGCAGGTATTCCGGCTGGCGCGGGAGGGCTACACATTCTCGCTCAACGGGGCGCAGGAGCGGCCTAACCCGGTGGCCACCGGCGGCTACGGCTCGGGCTTCGTGAGCATGGACCGCGACCAGAGCAACGTGCACTTCAGCATGGCCTGGGGCAGCCTGAGCGGCCCCGTCACGGTAGGGCACTTCCATTCGGCGCTGCGCACGCAGGCGGGCCCGGTGGTATTTGATCTGGCGCCATTCTTCGGGCCCAGCGGCGGAGCCGCCATTTCGGCTGAGGGTTTCTGGCAGCCCACTGGCAATGCCGGCCCCAACGCCACCCGGCCCTTCACGGCGCGTCGCGCCCTGCAGTTCCGCCGCGACAGTATCTATGTAAACATCCACACGGCGGCCAACCCCGGCGGCGAAATCCGCGGCCAGGTGTTCCGTGGCGCCAAAGATCTGGCCATTGTGCTGGCTACGCAGCCCGCCGCGCTGGTAGCCGAGAGCTTCGCCGCCTACCCTAACCCCGTCCGCGACGCCCTGACGGTAGCTTTCGAGGCGCGCCGGGCCAATGCTGGTACCCTGCAGGTGCAGGATTTGCTGGGCCGCACCGTGGCCACGCAGGCCATAGCCGTGCGGGCAGGCGCCAACCGCCAGACGCTGCTACTTCCCGGGGTAGCGCCCGGTGTGTATCTGCTCACGGTGGAGTCGGAGGGAAGCCGGGTGGTACGCCGGTTTGTGAAAGAGTAG
- a CDS encoding nucleoside deaminase — MEAPNSEFMREAIRLSVEKMQAGHGGPFGCVIVKDGQIIARGFNQVTSTHDPTCHAEVDAIRKACATLGTFQLDGCDLYTSCEPCPMCLGAIYWARPRRVFYGNTKADAAAIGFDDQFIYDEIEKPLSDRQIPMTELLRDEAAAGFRAWEQHESRTDY, encoded by the coding sequence ATGGAAGCTCCCAACTCCGAATTCATGCGCGAAGCCATTCGCCTGTCCGTTGAAAAGATGCAGGCCGGCCACGGCGGGCCGTTTGGCTGCGTCATCGTGAAAGACGGCCAGATCATTGCCCGCGGCTTCAACCAGGTCACCAGCACCCACGACCCCACCTGCCACGCCGAGGTGGATGCCATCCGCAAGGCCTGCGCTACGCTGGGCACCTTCCAGCTCGACGGCTGCGACCTGTACACCAGCTGTGAGCCCTGCCCCATGTGCCTGGGCGCCATCTATTGGGCCCGTCCGCGCCGGGTGTTCTACGGCAACACCAAGGCCGATGCCGCCGCCATCGGCTTCGACGACCAGTTCATCTACGACGAAATCGAGAAGCCCCTCTCCGACCGGCAGATTCCGATGACCGAGCTGCTCCGCGACGAGGCCGCCGCCGGCTTCCGGGCCTGGGAGCAACACGAAAGCCGCACCGACTACTAG